Proteins found in one Takifugu rubripes chromosome 17, fTakRub1.2, whole genome shotgun sequence genomic segment:
- the LOC105418802 gene encoding uncharacterized protein isoform X2 yields the protein MSGITLFLLFLWFRLHKTDEGVNDLLSLSEKAPMEAAPSNQSWLMVKEPSLPISEPLEKNGQESKFALHPLPSAVWPKHTDLGPILRHHSLHNKSKKALKNDRLQEHNGEKVRQAVGVLPKPPLTGTAASATAAVLINNNRTVQKTNQDSQSNISTLPQSEPNHQPHSRARGPVQPQAQPQQPTPPPRKDLLNRRLNPEENRPGKSSFYQSFVGAESRNNSRLPINFNRRSSSLVYQFDLLRRESDFAHDAFCMSECRKEKDEREYYCYSEFAVNGIVHDIEVLRKGVRLITLMVSSDGFYKMSRLYVSPDNFFFKVQLLVLDTYKCSKPCPDIKLGTRYIVMGQIYHRRRHLPSNLLNLLLGKLKPGDGILKSNSYIKRFNKWRHQKVSEATRSSSRQFPG from the exons ATGTCAGGAATTACTCTCTTTCTCCTGTTTCTCTGGTTTCGTCTACACAAGACAGATGAAGGTGTTAACG aTCTTCTCAGCCTATCAGAAAAGGCTCCAATGGAAGCAGCACCAAGCAACCAGAGCTGGTTGATGGTCAAAGAGCCCTCTCTCCCCATCAGTGAGCCCCTGGAGAAGAATGGTCAGGAGTCCAAATTTGCCCTCCACCCTCTGCCCTCCGCCGTCTGGCCCAAGCACACCGACCTGGGCCCCATCCTTCGCCACCACAGCCTCCACAACAAGAGCAAAAAGGCGCTGAAGAACGACCGCCTGCAGGAGCACAACGGCGAGAAAGTCCGGCAAGCTGTTGGCGTGCTCCCCAAACCCCCGCTGACCGGGACCGCGGCTTCAGCGACCGCCGCCGTCCTCATCAACAACAACCGGACGGTGCAGAAGACAAACCAGGACAGCCAGTCCAACATCAGCACTCTCCCGCAGAGCGAGCCAAACCATCAGCCCCACTCCAGAGCCAGGGGCCCGGTCCAGCCTCAGGCTCAGCCACAACAGCCAACACCTCCACCAAGGAAGGATCTCCTCAACCGGCGGCTGAACCCAGAGGAGAACCGGCCGGGAAAGTCCAGCTTTTATCAGTCCTTCGTCGGGGCAGAGAGCCGGAACAACAGCAGGCTCCCCATCAACTTCAACAGGAGATCCTCCAGCCTGGTGTACCAGTTTGACCTCTTGAGGAGAG AATCCGACTTCGCACACGATGCGTTCTGCATGAGTGAATGCAGGAAGGAGAAGGACGAGAGAGAGTATTACTGCTACAGTGAGTTCG CTGTTAACGGCATCGTCCATGACATTGAGGTGCTGCGTAAAGGCGTGCGCCTCATCACCCTGATGGTGAGCAGCGACGGCTTCTACAAAATGAGCCGTCTCTACGTGAGCCCAGACAACTTCTTCTTCAAAGTTCAACTTCTGGTTCTGGACACCTACAAGTGCAGCAAACCGTGTCCTGATATCAAGCTGG GGACCAGATACATTGTAATGGGCCAGATCTACCACCGGAGGCGCCACCTACCCAGTAATCTGCTCAACTTGTTGTTGGGCAAACTGAAGCCCGGCGATGGAATTCTCAAAAGCAACAGCTACATCAAGAGATTCAACAAATGGAGGCACCAGAAAGTGTCCGAGGCCACCCGCTCCAG TTCCAGACAGTTTCCTGGCTGA
- the LOC105418802 gene encoding uncharacterized protein isoform X1: MSGITLFLLFLWFRLHKTDEGVNDLLSLSEKAPMEAAPSNQSWLMVKEPSLPISEPLEKNGQESKFALHPLPSAVWPKHTDLGPILRHHSLHNKSKKALKNDRLQEHNGEKVRQAVGVLPKPPLTGTAASATAAVLINNNRTVQKTNQDSQSNISTLPQSEPNHQPHSRARGPVQPQAQPQQPTPPPRKDLLNRRLNPEENRPGKSSFYQSFVGAESRNNSRLPINFNRRSSSLVYQFDLLRRESDFAHDAFCMSECRKEKDEREYYCYSEFAVNGIVHDIEVLRKGVRLITLMVSSDGFYKMSRLYVSPDNFFFKVQLLVLDTYKCSKPCPDIKLGTRYIVMGQIYHRRRHLPSNLLNLLLGKLKPGDGILKSNSYIKRFNKWRHQKVSEATRSSEQPAGNAVTVQRTEGWTQLQRHQLTAGLTYI; the protein is encoded by the exons ATGTCAGGAATTACTCTCTTTCTCCTGTTTCTCTGGTTTCGTCTACACAAGACAGATGAAGGTGTTAACG aTCTTCTCAGCCTATCAGAAAAGGCTCCAATGGAAGCAGCACCAAGCAACCAGAGCTGGTTGATGGTCAAAGAGCCCTCTCTCCCCATCAGTGAGCCCCTGGAGAAGAATGGTCAGGAGTCCAAATTTGCCCTCCACCCTCTGCCCTCCGCCGTCTGGCCCAAGCACACCGACCTGGGCCCCATCCTTCGCCACCACAGCCTCCACAACAAGAGCAAAAAGGCGCTGAAGAACGACCGCCTGCAGGAGCACAACGGCGAGAAAGTCCGGCAAGCTGTTGGCGTGCTCCCCAAACCCCCGCTGACCGGGACCGCGGCTTCAGCGACCGCCGCCGTCCTCATCAACAACAACCGGACGGTGCAGAAGACAAACCAGGACAGCCAGTCCAACATCAGCACTCTCCCGCAGAGCGAGCCAAACCATCAGCCCCACTCCAGAGCCAGGGGCCCGGTCCAGCCTCAGGCTCAGCCACAACAGCCAACACCTCCACCAAGGAAGGATCTCCTCAACCGGCGGCTGAACCCAGAGGAGAACCGGCCGGGAAAGTCCAGCTTTTATCAGTCCTTCGTCGGGGCAGAGAGCCGGAACAACAGCAGGCTCCCCATCAACTTCAACAGGAGATCCTCCAGCCTGGTGTACCAGTTTGACCTCTTGAGGAGAG AATCCGACTTCGCACACGATGCGTTCTGCATGAGTGAATGCAGGAAGGAGAAGGACGAGAGAGAGTATTACTGCTACAGTGAGTTCG CTGTTAACGGCATCGTCCATGACATTGAGGTGCTGCGTAAAGGCGTGCGCCTCATCACCCTGATGGTGAGCAGCGACGGCTTCTACAAAATGAGCCGTCTCTACGTGAGCCCAGACAACTTCTTCTTCAAAGTTCAACTTCTGGTTCTGGACACCTACAAGTGCAGCAAACCGTGTCCTGATATCAAGCTGG GGACCAGATACATTGTAATGGGCCAGATCTACCACCGGAGGCGCCACCTACCCAGTAATCTGCTCAACTTGTTGTTGGGCAAACTGAAGCCCGGCGATGGAATTCTCAAAAGCAACAGCTACATCAAGAGATTCAACAAATGGAGGCACCAGAAAGTGTCCGAGGCCACCCGCTCCAG TGAGCAGCCAGCAGGAAATGCAGTTACTGTTCAGAGAACAGAGGGATGGACGCAGCTGCAGAGGCACCAGCTCACTGCTGGGCTAACATATATATGA